One Mytilus trossulus isolate FHL-02 chromosome 5, PNRI_Mtr1.1.1.hap1, whole genome shotgun sequence DNA segment encodes these proteins:
- the LOC134718949 gene encoding zinc finger protein ZFP2-like, which translates to MPRRKKKSADVIRREDRERKRKKSCSTYEISNSCISTDTGKAFHQSEQLVTAKIKRMCRKTSETKDSFHQIENSLAVKRLNILLKDRESQRKLGIENWPEIQTNPIRQRNSDTRIKDSIAIIPQQNNESIKEEKLEEDVEMYIKTDAEDEQSNYVKGSNEFTQFNHPREQTRTHIRTHTGEMFHNCDLCGKEFLNRYDLQIHRRSHTGFKPFKCLICGEEFSVKSSFILHTRRHQGKKYKSLDLKMHITTHAVDEESDYDGCSNEFSQFNQPQEQTRMLPILKTGEMFHNCDICGKEFCSKDDFQKHKRIHTGFKPFKCLICAEDFSVISNFKIHMKRHKEKENNSSGDKGNNPSNLQMHIRTHPEDEQTNNYVEYSNEFSQFDHSQKQTRMLPILKTEEMFPECDLCGKEFLNKYDLQIHRRSHTGFKPFKCLICGEDFSVISNFKIHMKRHKEKENNSSENKGDNSSGYKGNNSFGHKGDNPSGHKGDNSSEYERNNSLGHKGNNSSGDKGDNPSGEKANNSSGHTGNNSPGHKRNNPSDLQMNISTHAEDDQSSDGECSNEFSQVDHPHGQRKMLITHTKTHPITHIRTHPITHIRTITRTHPLLKTGELFHDCDICGKEFISKSSLRDHIRSHTGFKPYKCGICGRDFRVKSSINSHMKIHERKPYRCDVCRKGFTSSQALDKHIRTHTGGDNKPYTCDVCGNSFSSSQALDKHMRIHTGD; encoded by the exons ATGCCAcgaagaaagaaaaaatctgCTGATGTTATAAGGAGGGAGGAcagagaaagaaaaagaaaaaag AGTTGCAGCACATATGAAATTTCTAATTCCTGTATAAGTACTGATACTGGGAAAGCATTTCATCAAAGTGAACAATTAGTGacagcaaaaataaaaagaatgtgtcGCAAAACTTCAGAAACAAAAGATTCCTTTCATCAAATTGAAAATTCGTTAGCTGTTAAAAggttaaacattttgttaaaggACAGAGAAAGTCAAAGAAAAttg GGTATAGAAAACTGGCCTGAAATCCAAACCAATCCAATAAGACAAAGAAACAGTGACACAAGAATTAAAGACAGTATAGCAATAATAccacaacaaaataatgaatcaaTTAAAGAGGAAAAGTTGGAGGAAGACGTAGAG ATGTACATAAAAACAGATGCGGAAGATGAACAAAGTAACTATGTGAAAGGTAGTAATGAGTTTACTCAGTTTAATCACCCACGGGAACAGACAAGAACACACATAAGAACACACACTGGAGAAATGTTCCACAACTGTGATTTATGTGGGAAGGAGTTTCTAAACAGATATGACTTACAGATACACAGGAGATCCCACACTGGATTTAAaccttttaaatgtttaatatgtGGTGAAGAATTCAGTGTAAAAAGTAGCTTTATCTTACACACACGGAGGCACCAAGGGAAGAAATATAAGTCTTTAGATTTGAag ATGCACATAACAACACATGCTGTAGATGAAGAAAGTGACTATGATGGATGTAGTAATGAGTTTAGTCAGTTCAATCAGCCACAGGAACAGacaa gaaTGCTTCCAATATTAAAAACTGGAGAAATGTTCCACAACTGTGATATATGTGGCAAGGAGTTTTGTAGTAAAGATGACTTTCAGAAACACAAGAGAATACACACTGGGTTCAAACcttttaaatgtttgatatgTGCTGAAGACTTCAGTGTGATAAGTAACTTTAAAATACACATGAAGAGACATAAAGAGAAGGAAAATAACTCTTCAGGAGATAAGGGAAATAACCCTTCAAATTTGCAG ATGCACATAAGAACACATCCTGAAGATGAACAAACTAACAACTATGTGGAATACAGTAATGAGTTTAGTCAGTTCGATCACTCACAGAAACAGACAAGAATGCTCCCAATATTAAAAACTGAAGAAATGTTCCCTGAATGTGATTTATGTGGCAAGGAGTTTCTAAACAAATATGACTTACAAATACACAGGAGATCCCACACTGGATTTAAACcttttaaatgtttgatatgTGGTGAAGACTTCAGTGTGATAAGTAACTTTAAAATACACATGAAGAGACATAAAGAGAAGGAAAATAACTCTTCAgaaaataagggagataactcatcaGGAtataagggaaataactcttttgGACATAAGGGAGATAACCCTTCAGGacataagggagataactcatcaGAATATGAGAGAAATAACTCTTTAGGAcataagggaaataactcttcaGGAGATAAGGGAGATAACCCTTCAGGAGAGAAGGCGAATAACTCCTCAGGACATACAGGAAATAATTCTCCAGGACATAAGAGAAATAACCCTTCAGATCTGCAG ATGAACATAAGCACACATGCTGAAGATGATCAAAGTAGTGATGGGGAATGTAGTAATGAGTTCAGTCAAGTAGATCACCCACATGGACAGAGAAAAATGCTcataacacacacaaaaacacaCCCAATAACACACATAAGAACACACCCAATAACACACATAAGAACAATCACAAGAACACACCCACTACTAAAAACTGGAGAACTGTTCCATGACTGTGATATATGTGGCAAGGAGTTTATTAGCAAATCTAGCTTACGGGACCACATTAGATCACACACTGGATTCAAACCTTATAAATGTGGGATATGCGGTAGAGACTTCAGAGTGAAAAGTAGCATAAACAGTCACATGAAAATACATGAAAGGAAACCATACAGATGTGATGTATGtcgtaaaggatttacatcaaGTCAGGCTTTAGACAAACACATTAGAACTCATACTGGTGGTGATAACAAACCTTACAcgtgtgatgtatgtggtaacAGTTTTAGTTCAAGTCAGGCTTTAGACAAACACATGAGAATTCATACTGGTGATTGA